One Papaver somniferum cultivar HN1 chromosome 10, ASM357369v1, whole genome shotgun sequence genomic window carries:
- the LOC113319600 gene encoding 40S ribosomal protein S30, which produces MGKVHGSLARAGKVRGQTPKVAKQDKKKKPRGRAHKRMQYNRRFVTAVVGFGKKRGPNSSEK; this is translated from the exons ATGG GTAAGGTTCACGGATCTTTGGCTCGTGCTGGAAAAGTTAGAGGACAAACTCCAAAGGTAGCTAAacaagacaagaagaagaagcctAGAGGCAGAGCTCACAAGAGGATGCAATACAACAGACGTTTCGTTACTGCTG TTGTTGGATTTGGCAAGAAGAGAGGACCTAACTCTTCAGAGAAGTAA
- the LOC113315139 gene encoding uncharacterized protein LOC113315139: MLKRTTTVGRLSVYNVILLYICASLDQINMMDSKVLNVGEELQRETLPLQMGSRLYRLNGLKSSTWYEVKISYPASIPASFSIQLIRDKSDIGHNWNRRLLNTEKLIFKTDSNDIPNHQVRLNVVVSVEPAGVVAIPGVKERELVLFNIVCDELLLGIPHKSIWVGVLVLVCLGVACIIPSFLPPYLLARKEKS, translated from the exons ATGCTCAAACGTACTACTACGGTGGGTCGATTGTCAGTTTATAACGTGATTCTGCTATACATTTGTGCTTCTCTTGACCAAATAAATAT GATGGATAGCAAAGTGTTGAATGTTGGGGAGGAGCTACAGCGTGAAACCTTACCTCTGCAAATGGGTTCTCGCCTATACCGATTAAATGGACTCAAATCATCTACTTGGTATGAAGTGAAGATATCATATCCAGCTTCT ATTCCCGCCAGCTTTTCCATTCAACTGATAAGAGACAAATCAGATATTGGGCACAACTGGAATAGAAGATTACTCAACACAGAGAAACTGATTTTTAAAACTGACAGTAATGATATTCCTAACCACCAGGTTCGATTAA ATGTTGTTGTATCTGTGGAGCCTGCTGGAGTTGTTGCCATTCCTGGCGTAAAGGAGAGGGAGCTCGTCTTATTTAATATAG TTTGTGATGAGCTTCTACTTGGAATCCCACACAAATCTATCTGGGTTGGAGTGCTGGTGCTTGTATGTTTAGGGGTTGCGTGCATTATTCCATCTTTTCTTCCACCATATTTACTAGCGAGGAAAGAAAAATCATAG